The following proteins are co-located in the Gloeocapsa sp. PCC 7428 genome:
- the patD gene encoding heterocyst frequency control protein PatD yields MLSNFHYQSYQEFAAILDELQANANSAQLDVAQLRRVFEQAQQLFRQQIVTMDTSDLAPSIASRVHSYHTEIDKQLRLLGVDVSFLQAARQPATIAARKAQICTRIQTLINYCQVLLEVGE; encoded by the coding sequence ATGTTGTCTAATTTTCATTATCAGAGCTATCAAGAATTTGCTGCGATTCTCGACGAGTTACAAGCAAATGCTAATAGCGCGCAGCTAGACGTTGCTCAACTGCGTCGAGTATTTGAGCAAGCACAACAGCTATTTCGGCAGCAAATCGTTACTATGGATACGAGCGATTTAGCACCGAGTATTGCATCGCGCGTCCATTCGTATCACACGGAAATTGATAAGCAGCTAAGGCTACTAGGCGTTGATGTCAGCTTTTTGCAAGCAGCACGACAACCGGCGACAATTGCAGCGCGAAAAGCACAAATTTGTACTAGAATTCAAACTTTAATCAACTATTGCCAGGTTTTGTTAGAGGTGGGTGAATAG
- a CDS encoding Uma2 family endonuclease, which yields MTSLILNLKPAIELTDEQFFQLCQANQDFRFERTATGELIVMPPTGGETGNRNAGITAQLWLWNDQKQLGLVFDSSTGFKLPNGADRSPDASWLKLERWNTLNQEQKEKFIPLCPDFVIELLSPSDNLRMLQDKMKEYLDNGTRLGWLINCKAQQVEIYRSNQKVEVIQSPATLSGEDVLTGFVLDLEKIW from the coding sequence ATGACCTCCCTGATACTCAATCTCAAACCTGCTATCGAACTGACTGATGAGCAATTTTTTCAGCTATGCCAAGCAAACCAAGATTTCCGGTTTGAACGCACAGCTACTGGAGAATTAATTGTTATGCCACCTACGGGAGGAGAAACTGGAAATCGTAATGCTGGAATCACTGCACAACTTTGGTTATGGAATGATCAAAAGCAACTTGGTCTAGTATTCGATTCTTCTACTGGTTTCAAACTTCCTAATGGTGCAGATCGTTCGCCAGATGCTTCATGGTTAAAATTAGAACGCTGGAATACCCTAAATCAAGAGCAAAAAGAGAAGTTTATTCCTCTTTGCCCTGACTTTGTTATTGAATTACTTTCTCCTAGCGATAACTTAAGAATGCTTCAGGACAAGATGAAAGAGTATTTAGATAATGGTACTCGCTTGGGCTGGCTAATTAATTGTAAAGCTCAACAAGTTGAAATTTATCGTTCAAATCAAAAAGTCGAAGTTATACAATCTCCTGCTACTTTGTCAGGAGAAGATGTTTTGACTGGATTTGTACTCGACTTAGAAAAGATTTGGTAA
- a CDS encoding ABC transporter ATP-binding protein — protein MSEALFCIENLKVAYPQRYATQQLQWAVDDVSLTLNRGERLGLVGESGCGKSTLGRAAMRLLPASTQIEGKVTFEGKSVLDFTPAQLRKFRGEAVALIFQDPMTRLDPLMTIGDHCVETLKAHQPHLSQRQAKETAIATLEAVKIPASRWSQYPHEFSGGMRQRVAIALALLLNPKLIVADEPTTSLDVTVAAQILQELTRLCRDRDMALLLISHDLALVGEYCDRIGVMYGGKLVEIGTSKAVFRDPQHEYTRSLLNAALHLQATNHNEVRNSQFPIPNSQFPILRITNLKQHYSLESNFIERLFQGKNQTIKAVDGVNLELYQGEILGLVGESGCGKSTLSRTILQLIRPTAGKVELQGTDITALPKAGLRSFRRQMQMVFQDPHACLNPAMTVGQSIADPLLIHNLADPTSAKKQVLQMLERVGLNPATEYYERYPSDLSGGQQQRVAIARALITHPKLIICDEPVSMLDASIQAQVLDLMLELKREFDLTYLFITHDLWVAKFLCDRIAVMNAGQIVEIGSTQEIFHHPKHAYTQTLLQAAPLLAKT, from the coding sequence ATGAGCGAAGCTTTATTTTGTATTGAAAATCTCAAAGTTGCTTATCCGCAACGCTACGCAACGCAGCAATTACAATGGGCTGTTGATGATGTGTCTTTAACACTCAATCGGGGGGAAAGACTAGGATTAGTGGGGGAATCGGGTTGTGGAAAGTCAACGCTAGGGCGCGCCGCGATGCGCTTATTACCAGCATCGACGCAAATTGAGGGTAAAGTCACGTTTGAGGGAAAATCGGTTTTGGATTTTACTCCTGCACAGTTGCGAAAATTTCGTGGGGAAGCTGTCGCGTTAATTTTTCAAGATCCGATGACACGCCTCGATCCGTTGATGACAATCGGGGATCATTGTGTCGAAACGCTGAAAGCGCATCAACCGCATTTGTCACAGCGCCAAGCCAAAGAAACGGCGATCGCAACCCTCGAAGCTGTCAAAATTCCTGCAAGTCGCTGGAGTCAGTATCCGCATGAATTTAGCGGGGGAATGCGTCAACGAGTTGCTATTGCACTTGCATTGTTACTCAATCCCAAGTTGATTGTTGCAGATGAACCAACTACAAGTTTAGATGTGACAGTGGCGGCGCAGATATTGCAAGAGTTAACTCGATTATGCCGCGATCGCGACATGGCGCTGTTGTTGATTTCACACGATTTAGCCTTAGTCGGGGAATACTGCGATCGCATCGGTGTGATGTATGGCGGAAAACTTGTTGAAATTGGAACTTCAAAAGCAGTTTTTCGCGATCCTCAGCACGAATATACACGTTCTCTTCTCAACGCCGCATTACATCTCCAAGCTACCAATCATAACGAGGTTCGCAATTCCCAATTCCCAATTCCCAATTCCCAATTCCCAATCCTCCGCATCACGAATTTAAAACAACATTATTCCCTAGAAAGCAATTTTATCGAACGACTCTTTCAGGGAAAAAATCAAACAATTAAAGCAGTTGATGGTGTCAACTTAGAGTTGTATCAAGGAGAAATTTTAGGATTAGTCGGCGAGTCGGGGTGTGGTAAGAGTACGCTGTCACGCACAATTTTGCAGTTGATTCGTCCAACGGCGGGTAAGGTAGAGTTACAAGGAACTGATATTACGGCATTACCAAAAGCAGGATTGCGTTCCTTTAGACGACAAATGCAAATGGTGTTTCAAGATCCGCACGCTTGTCTCAATCCAGCGATGACAGTGGGACAAAGTATCGCCGATCCATTATTGATTCACAACTTAGCCGATCCGACTTCCGCGAAAAAACAAGTGTTGCAAATGCTCGAACGCGTTGGCTTGAACCCCGCAACTGAGTATTATGAACGATACCCTAGCGATCTTTCTGGCGGACAGCAGCAACGAGTGGCGATCGCACGGGCGTTAATTACGCACCCGAAATTGATTATTTGCGATGAACCAGTGAGTATGTTAGATGCTAGCATCCAAGCGCAAGTGTTAGATTTGATGCTGGAATTGAAGCGCGAGTTTGATTTAACGTATTTATTTATTACGCATGACCTTTGGGTAGCAAAATTTTTATGCGATCGCATTGCAGTGATGAATGCAGGTCAAATTGTTGAAATTGGTTCTACACAAGAAATTTTTCATCACCCAAAACACGCTTACACGCAAACTTTACTGCAAGCTGCCCCTTTACTTGCAAAAACTTAA
- a CDS encoding trans-aconitate 2-methyltransferase translates to MQNQWDAKLYDRNHTFVSELATDLIEILAPQAGDCATRSTGGDRILDLGCGTGDLTNKIASQGVEVVGIDSATTMIEQARNKYPHLHFEVLDARNLQYKEEFDAVFSNAALHWITEPEKVIFGVHQALKSGGRFVAEFGGKGNVKAIITALYQALENAGYPVNTISNPWYFPSIAEYGNLLEKHGLQLTFATLFDRPTRLEEREKGVQNWLRMFANSFLDTFSSEQQARIISDVENQLRPVLYQNGVWFADYRRIRIVAVK, encoded by the coding sequence ATGCAGAATCAATGGGATGCTAAACTCTACGATCGCAACCACACTTTTGTTTCAGAATTAGCAACAGATTTAATAGAAATACTCGCACCTCAAGCAGGCGATTGCGCTACGCGCAGCACCGGAGGCGATCGCATTCTTGATTTAGGTTGTGGTACAGGCGACTTAACAAACAAAATTGCGAGTCAAGGTGTCGAAGTTGTCGGTATAGATTCCGCTACGACGATGATTGAACAAGCGCGTAACAAATACCCACATTTGCATTTTGAAGTATTAGACGCGAGAAACTTACAATACAAAGAAGAATTTGATGCTGTGTTTTCTAACGCTGCACTACATTGGATTACAGAACCAGAAAAAGTGATATTTGGAGTTCATCAAGCTTTAAAATCAGGCGGGCGTTTTGTCGCAGAATTTGGTGGTAAAGGTAATGTAAAGGCAATTATTACGGCGTTATATCAAGCTTTAGAAAATGCAGGTTATCCAGTAAATACAATATCAAACCCTTGGTATTTTCCAAGCATTGCAGAGTATGGAAATTTGCTAGAAAAACACGGTTTACAACTTACATTTGCGACTCTTTTCGATCGCCCTACACGTTTGGAAGAGAGGGAGAAAGGAGTGCAAAACTGGTTGAGAATGTTTGCAAATAGTTTTTTAGATACATTTTCATCTGAGCAGCAAGCAAGGATTATATCTGATGTAGAAAACCAATTGCGTCCTGTCTTGTATCAAAATGGCGTATGGTTTGCTGATTATCGACGTATACGGATTGTTGCAGTTAAATAA
- a CDS encoding bifunctional (p)ppGpp synthetase/guanosine-3',5'-bis(diphosphate) 3'-pyrophosphohydrolase — protein MNAAVSTVTHATAPVAFDVELPEWLQKCLVAPQESHQPSEQDNSLICRAFSFAYDLHQGQYRKSGEPYICHPVAVAGLLRDLGGSSAMIAAGFLHDVVEDTDVSIEDIEQRFGNEVRQLVEGVTKLSEFSQKFSSKTERQAENFRRMFLAMAKDIRVIVVKLADRLHNMRTLEHLAPEKQRRIALETREIFAPLANRLGIGRFKWELEDLAFKYLEPEAYRQIQDLVAEKRVNREARLTRVIDVLTARMEQAEIKCIDISGRPKHLYGIYQKMQRQQKEFHEIYDIAAIRIIVNTKEECYRALAEVHDAFKPIPGRFKDYIGLPKPNRYQSLHTAVVGFTGRPLEVQIRTLEMHHVAEYGIAAHWKYKETGSSSHSQLKTSEEKFTWLRQILEWQNDLKDVNDAQEYLDSVKDNLFEDDVYVFTPKGDVVSLTAGATPVDFAYRIHTEVGNHCCGARVNERMVTLDTPLKNGDIVDILTQKNSHPSLDWLNFVVTTGAKNRIRQWYKRSHREENIARGRELLEKELGKTGFEALLKSEPMQAVAEKCNYHSVEDLLAALGYGEITLNLVLNRLREIIKAQQPIAQTADVTVLPSSTKTHKEPLPSSRSDSPIAGVEGLLYHLAKCCTPIPGEPIIGVVTRNSRGISIHRQGCQNVENIEGDRLIPVSWNHNNSERSRPQTYTVNIQIEAIDRVGILKDILSRLSDQGINVRNAQVKTSNGQPALIDLGIDIRDRTQLEQVFAQIKKMSDVINLRRIGQAED, from the coding sequence ATGAACGCTGCTGTTTCCACCGTTACTCATGCTACCGCTCCCGTCGCCTTTGATGTCGAGCTTCCCGAATGGCTGCAAAAGTGTTTAGTTGCACCGCAGGAGAGTCATCAACCTTCGGAGCAAGACAATAGCTTGATTTGTCGGGCTTTTAGCTTCGCGTACGATCTACACCAAGGTCAATACCGCAAATCTGGCGAACCTTACATATGTCATCCCGTAGCTGTCGCCGGTTTGTTACGCGATTTGGGTGGTAGCAGCGCGATGATCGCTGCGGGATTTCTCCACGATGTCGTTGAAGATACGGATGTCTCAATCGAGGACATCGAACAGCGGTTTGGGAATGAAGTACGTCAGTTAGTTGAGGGGGTAACAAAGCTATCCGAATTTTCGCAGAAGTTTTCTAGCAAAACTGAGCGCCAAGCAGAGAATTTTCGTCGGATGTTCTTGGCGATGGCGAAAGATATCCGCGTGATCGTGGTGAAACTTGCCGATCGCCTGCACAATATGCGGACGTTGGAACACCTCGCACCCGAAAAACAGCGACGAATTGCCTTAGAAACACGCGAAATTTTTGCACCGTTAGCAAATCGGTTAGGAATTGGACGCTTCAAGTGGGAATTAGAAGATTTAGCGTTTAAGTACCTAGAACCTGAAGCGTATCGACAAATTCAAGACTTAGTTGCCGAAAAACGCGTAAATCGAGAAGCTAGACTCACACGCGTCATCGATGTGTTGACAGCGCGGATGGAGCAAGCTGAAATTAAATGTATCGATATCAGCGGTCGTCCGAAGCACCTCTATGGCATTTACCAGAAAATGCAGCGGCAACAAAAAGAATTTCACGAAATCTACGACATCGCTGCGATTCGGATCATTGTCAATACCAAAGAAGAATGCTACCGCGCTTTAGCCGAGGTTCACGATGCGTTTAAACCCATTCCAGGGAGATTTAAAGACTACATCGGCTTACCAAAGCCTAACCGCTACCAATCATTACATACAGCCGTCGTCGGTTTTACTGGGCGTCCATTAGAAGTTCAAATCCGCACGCTAGAAATGCACCACGTCGCCGAGTACGGAATCGCAGCGCACTGGAAGTATAAAGAAACAGGAAGTTCTAGCCATAGTCAACTCAAGACAAGCGAGGAAAAATTTACCTGGTTGCGCCAAATCTTAGAATGGCAAAATGACCTCAAAGATGTCAATGATGCGCAAGAATATCTTGATAGCGTCAAAGATAACTTGTTTGAAGACGACGTTTATGTTTTTACCCCTAAAGGTGATGTCGTTTCGCTAACCGCAGGTGCAACACCTGTTGATTTTGCCTATCGCATTCACACCGAGGTCGGAAACCATTGTTGCGGCGCGCGTGTCAATGAGAGAATGGTAACGCTGGATACGCCATTAAAAAACGGCGATATCGTAGACATCCTGACGCAAAAAAATAGCCATCCGAGTTTAGATTGGCTCAACTTTGTGGTGACGACTGGGGCAAAAAACCGCATTCGTCAATGGTACAAGCGATCGCACCGCGAAGAAAATATCGCACGGGGACGCGAGTTGCTAGAAAAAGAACTTGGTAAAACAGGTTTTGAAGCGCTTCTCAAATCAGAACCGATGCAAGCCGTCGCCGAAAAATGCAACTATCACAGCGTCGAAGATCTCCTAGCGGCGTTGGGTTACGGTGAAATAACTTTGAATCTCGTTCTCAATCGTTTGCGCGAAATTATCAAAGCCCAACAACCGATCGCGCAAACGGCGGATGTCACCGTTTTACCGTCTTCTACCAAAACACATAAAGAACCGCTACCAAGTTCGCGGTCCGATTCTCCCATCGCGGGAGTCGAAGGCTTGTTGTATCATTTGGCAAAGTGTTGCACTCCGATTCCAGGTGAACCGATTATCGGGGTTGTGACGCGCAATAGTCGCGGTATTTCAATTCACCGTCAAGGATGCCAGAATGTTGAGAATATCGAAGGCGATCGCTTAATTCCTGTCAGTTGGAATCATAACAACTCCGAAAGAAGTCGCCCGCAGACTTACACTGTCAATATTCAAATTGAAGCAATTGATCGCGTGGGAATTCTTAAAGATATTCTCTCACGTCTCAGCGACCAAGGAATCAATGTGCGTAACGCGCAAGTGAAAACATCCAACGGACAACCTGCTTTAATTGATTTGGGAATTGATATCCGCGATCGCACTCAGCTTGAACAAGTTTTTGCACAAATTAAGAAAATGAGCGATGTTATTAATCTACGCCGTATCGGTCAGGCTGAAGACTGA
- a CDS encoding fatty acid desaturase — MTTLTTPRSIPTNEGTIRLKDILKTLPKECFQQNQRKAWLGLLINVLLVGLGYAGIAIAPWFALPLFWIFTGTALTGFFVIAHDCGHRSFAKRRWVNDLVGHIFMLPLIYPFHSWRLLHNHHHLHTNKLDIDNAWQPFRPEIYASSDKFTHWGYRLVRGRFWWVGSIAHWALLHFDWSKFSGKNREQVKLSVLVVAVFAAIAFPVLIATTGSWGFVKFWLMPWLVYHFWMSTFTLVHHTVSDVPFTVASEWNAATAQLSGTIHCNYPRWIEFLCHDINVHVPHHISTAIPSYNLRLAYSSLKENWADYLHEESQFSWSLMQQITDECYLYEPENCYQSFQDYHGISR, encoded by the coding sequence ATGACTACATTAACGACACCGCGTTCGATTCCAACCAATGAAGGGACAATTCGCCTCAAAGACATTCTCAAGACTTTACCGAAAGAATGTTTTCAGCAAAATCAGCGCAAAGCTTGGTTAGGGCTGTTAATAAATGTATTGTTGGTTGGTTTAGGTTACGCCGGTATAGCGATCGCACCTTGGTTTGCACTACCTCTGTTTTGGATTTTTACCGGTACAGCATTAACCGGTTTTTTTGTGATTGCGCATGATTGCGGACATCGATCGTTTGCGAAACGTCGTTGGGTAAACGATCTTGTTGGACATATATTTATGTTGCCGTTGATTTACCCGTTTCATAGTTGGCGGTTACTGCACAATCATCACCACTTGCATACAAATAAACTCGATATAGACAATGCTTGGCAACCGTTTCGCCCTGAAATTTATGCAAGTTCGGATAAATTTACACATTGGGGTTATCGCTTAGTACGCGGTCGATTTTGGTGGGTAGGATCAATTGCCCACTGGGCGCTTTTACACTTTGATTGGTCAAAATTTTCAGGAAAGAACCGCGAGCAAGTTAAACTATCCGTGTTGGTTGTCGCAGTATTTGCAGCGATCGCTTTTCCGGTTTTAATCGCGACAACTGGAAGTTGGGGCTTTGTGAAATTTTGGTTGATGCCGTGGCTAGTCTATCATTTCTGGATGAGTACGTTTACACTAGTTCATCACACAGTGTCAGATGTTCCATTCACTGTAGCCAGCGAGTGGAATGCAGCTACAGCACAATTATCTGGTACAATTCACTGCAACTATCCGCGCTGGATTGAGTTTCTTTGCCACGATATTAATGTTCACGTTCCGCATCATATTTCTACTGCGATTCCTTCGTATAATTTGCGCTTAGCGTACAGCAGCTTAAAAGAAAACTGGGCAGATTACCTTCATGAAGAATCGCAATTTTCGTGGTCATTGATGCAGCAGATTACAGATGAATGTTATCTATACGAACCGGAAAATTGCTATCAATCTTTTCAAGATTATCATGGTATCAGTAGATAA
- a CDS encoding magnesium chelatase subunit H — protein sequence MFTHVKSTIRHIAPESLQGRSLVKVVYVVLESQYQSALSQAVRTINANNSSVAIEISGYLVEELRDAGNYEDFKRDVAEANIFIASLIFIEDLADKVVAAVEPHRDRLDAAVVFPSMPQVMRLNKMGSFSMAQLGQSKSAIAQFMRKRKEKSGSSFQDGMLKLLQTLPKVLKYLPMDKAQDARNFMLSFQYWLGGSAENLENFLLMLADKYVPSLQQKVKFQDPVTYPDMGIWHPLAPQMFEDVKEYFNWYNSRKDIPADLKDPLAPCVGLVLQRTHLVTGDDAHYVAMVQEIEAMGARVISVFAGGLDFSKPVDAYFYDQGRGARSEERGEGFPIVDVVISLTGFALVGGPARQDHPKAIESLKRLNRPYMVALPLVFQTTEEWQDSDLGLHPIQVALQIAIPELDGAIEPIILSGRDGTTGKAIALQDRIEAVAQRALKWANLRRKPKLQKRVAITVFSFPPDKGNVGTAAYLDVFGSIYEVMQSLQRNGYDVQNLPESAEKLMQEVIHDAQAQYSSPELNIAYRMSVPQYEELTPYSERLEENWGPPPGHLNSDGQNLLIYGKHFGNVFIGVQPTFGYEGDPMRLLFSRSASPHHGFAAYYTYLERVWQADAVLHFGTHGSLEFMPGKQIGMSGECYPDNLIGTIPNVYYYAANNPSEATIAKRRSYAETISYLTPPAENAGLYKGLKELSELIASYQTLKDSGRGIPIVNTIMDKCRVVNLDKDIALPETDAKDMSAEERDGIVGSVYRKLMEIESRLLPCGLHVIGKPPTAEEAIATLVNIAGLDRPEEEILSLPRIIANSIGRDIDEIYRNSDRGMLEDVQLLQEISLATRDALSALVKAQTDADGRVSKVSKLNFFNMGKKEPWLEALHQAGYPKVDPQALKPLFEYLEFCLQQVVADNELGALLKALEGEYVLPGPGGDPIRNPDVLPTGKNIHALDPQSIPTTAAVQSAKIVVDRLIARQKADNGGQYPETIACVLWGTDNIKTYGESLAQIMWMVGVRPVPDALGRVNKLELIPLEELGRPRIDVVVNCSGVFRDLFINQMNLLDQAVKMAAEADEPPSMNFIRKHASQQAEEMGINLRQAATRIFSNASGSYSSNINLAVENSTWESEAELQEMYLKRKSFAFTSDNPGTMEESRKIFESSLKTAEVTFQNLDSSEISLTDVSHYFDSDPTKVVASLRGDGKTPAAYIADTTTANAQVRTLSETVRLDARTKLLNPKWYEGMLSHGYEGVRELSKRLVNTMGWSATAGAVDNWIYEDTNATFIQDEAMRQRLMNLNPHSFRKVVATLLEVNGRGYWETSESNLELLRELYQEVEDRIEGIE from the coding sequence ATGTTTACACACGTCAAGTCCACCATTCGTCACATTGCTCCTGAAAGCCTCCAGGGACGTTCTTTAGTCAAGGTGGTCTATGTCGTGCTTGAGTCACAGTACCAAAGTGCGTTATCGCAAGCGGTACGCACAATTAATGCAAACAACTCATCTGTGGCTATTGAAATTAGCGGCTACTTGGTTGAAGAACTCCGAGACGCAGGAAACTACGAGGACTTCAAACGTGACGTTGCCGAGGCAAATATATTTATCGCTTCATTAATTTTTATCGAAGATCTAGCTGACAAAGTTGTCGCCGCTGTTGAACCACACCGCGATCGCTTAGATGCAGCGGTTGTATTCCCCTCAATGCCGCAAGTGATGCGCCTTAACAAAATGGGTAGCTTCTCGATGGCACAGTTAGGGCAATCAAAAAGTGCGATCGCGCAATTTATGCGCAAGCGTAAAGAAAAATCTGGCTCGTCGTTCCAAGATGGAATGCTCAAGCTGTTGCAGACGCTACCAAAAGTGCTGAAGTACCTACCTATGGACAAAGCACAAGACGCGCGTAACTTTATGCTCAGCTTTCAGTATTGGTTGGGTGGTTCTGCCGAAAACTTGGAAAACTTCTTGCTGATGTTGGCAGATAAATACGTACCTTCATTGCAGCAAAAGGTAAAATTCCAAGATCCCGTAACGTATCCTGATATGGGAATTTGGCACCCGCTAGCACCACAAATGTTTGAGGATGTCAAGGAATATTTCAACTGGTACAACAGCCGTAAAGATATTCCTGCGGATCTCAAAGATCCCTTAGCTCCGTGCGTTGGTTTAGTATTGCAGCGTACGCACCTGGTGACGGGTGATGATGCGCATTACGTGGCAATGGTGCAAGAAATCGAAGCAATGGGCGCGCGAGTGATTTCGGTGTTTGCTGGCGGTTTGGACTTCTCTAAACCTGTGGATGCTTATTTTTATGATCAGGGGCGAGGAGCGAGGAGCGAGGAGCGAGGGGAAGGGTTTCCAATAGTTGATGTGGTGATTTCGCTGACGGGGTTTGCGCTCGTTGGTGGTCCTGCACGCCAAGATCATCCGAAAGCAATTGAGTCGCTCAAGCGTTTGAATCGTCCGTACATGGTGGCATTGCCATTAGTGTTTCAAACTACCGAAGAGTGGCAAGATAGCGATTTAGGATTGCACCCGATTCAAGTCGCGTTGCAAATTGCGATCCCCGAACTCGATGGCGCGATTGAACCGATTATTTTATCAGGAAGAGACGGCACAACCGGAAAAGCGATCGCCCTGCAAGATCGCATCGAAGCTGTCGCGCAACGAGCATTAAAATGGGCAAACTTGCGGCGCAAGCCAAAACTACAAAAGCGCGTAGCAATTACTGTCTTTAGCTTCCCACCGGATAAAGGTAATGTGGGAACAGCGGCGTATCTTGATGTGTTTGGCTCAATTTATGAAGTGATGCAGTCATTGCAGCGGAATGGCTACGACGTGCAGAACTTGCCAGAATCTGCCGAAAAGCTGATGCAAGAAGTGATTCACGACGCGCAAGCGCAGTATAGTAGCCCTGAACTCAATATTGCCTATCGGATGTCAGTTCCGCAATACGAGGAGCTTACACCTTATTCAGAAAGATTAGAGGAAAATTGGGGACCACCGCCAGGACATCTTAATAGCGATGGGCAAAATCTGCTGATTTACGGCAAACACTTCGGTAACGTCTTTATCGGCGTACAGCCAACATTTGGTTACGAAGGCGATCCAATGCGGTTGTTGTTCTCGCGATCCGCAAGTCCGCATCATGGTTTTGCGGCTTACTACACGTATTTAGAGCGTGTTTGGCAAGCTGACGCGGTGTTGCACTTCGGTACGCATGGCTCGTTAGAATTCATGCCAGGAAAACAGATTGGGATGTCTGGCGAGTGCTATCCTGATAACTTAATCGGTACGATTCCGAATGTGTACTACTACGCGGCGAATAACCCCAGCGAAGCCACAATCGCCAAACGCCGCAGCTACGCGGAAACGATTTCTTACTTGACTCCCCCTGCCGAAAATGCTGGGTTATATAAAGGGTTGAAGGAACTAAGTGAACTAATCGCTTCGTATCAAACGCTCAAAGACAGCGGACGCGGAATTCCGATCGTGAATACGATTATGGATAAGTGCCGCGTTGTCAATTTGGATAAAGATATTGCTTTACCCGAAACCGATGCGAAGGATATGTCGGCGGAAGAACGCGATGGAATTGTCGGTTCGGTGTATCGTAAGCTGATGGAAATCGAGTCGCGACTTTTACCGTGTGGTTTGCACGTAATTGGTAAACCACCGACAGCCGAAGAAGCGATCGCAACTTTAGTGAATATCGCCGGACTCGATCGCCCAGAAGAAGAAATTCTGAGTCTACCTCGAATTATTGCGAATAGCATTGGTCGCGATATTGATGAAATTTATCGCAATAGCGATCGCGGTATGCTCGAAGACGTGCAATTGTTGCAAGAAATCAGCCTCGCGACACGTGATGCACTCAGCGCCTTAGTCAAAGCGCAAACCGATGCAGATGGACGAGTTTCCAAGGTTTCTAAACTCAATTTCTTCAACATGGGTAAAAAAGAGCCTTGGTTAGAAGCATTGCATCAAGCAGGCTACCCCAAAGTTGATCCCCAAGCGTTGAAACCGCTGTTCGAGTATCTCGAATTCTGCTTGCAACAAGTTGTCGCCGATAACGAACTGGGTGCTTTACTCAAAGCCCTCGAAGGCGAATACGTCCTTCCTGGACCTGGCGGCGATCCAATTCGCAATCCTGATGTGCTTCCCACTGGCAAAAACATCCACGCCCTCGATCCCCAATCGATCCCCACAACTGCTGCGGTACAATCTGCTAAAATTGTTGTCGATCGCCTCATAGCACGGCAAAAAGCCGATAATGGCGGTCAATATCCCGAAACGATCGCGTGCGTCCTCTGGGGTACGGACAACATCAAAACCTATGGCGAATCCCTCGCGCAAATCATGTGGATGGTAGGCGTGCGCCCTGTTCCTGATGCGTTGGGAAGAGTGAATAAACTCGAACTGATTCCGTTAGAAGAATTAGGACGTCCGCGCATCGATGTTGTCGTTAACTGTTCCGGTGTCTTCCGCGACTTGTTCATTAACCAAATGAACTTACTAGATCAAGCTGTAAAAATGGCAGCGGAAGCCGATGAACCGCCATCGATGAACTTTATCCGCAAACACGCCTCGCAACAAGCTGAGGAAATGGGGATCAACTTGCGTCAAGCTGCTACCCGCATCTTCTCAAATGCTTCGGGTTCTTATTCATCTAACATCAACTTAGCCGTCGAAAACAGCACTTGGGAAAGCGAAGCCGAGTTACAGGAAATGTACCTCAAGCGTAAATCCTTCGCCTTCACATCCGATAACCCTGGCACAATGGAAGAATCGCGGAAGATTTTTGAAAGTTCTTTAAAAACTGCCGAAGTCACCTTCCAAAACCTTGATTCTTCCGAGATTAGCCTTACCGACGTGTCGCACTACTTCGACTCTGATCCTACTAAAGTCGTCGCAAGTTTACGCGGTGATGGCAAAACTCCAGCAGCTTACATCGCAGACACCACAACAGCAAATGCGCAAGTCCGCACCTTGTCTGAAACCGTACGCCTCGACGCCCGTACCAAACTACTTAATCCCAAGTGGTATGAGGGAATGTTGAGTCACGGTTATGAAGGTGTCCGCGAACTCTCGAAGCGCCTTGTCAATACAATGGGTTGGAGTGCAACAGCGGGCGCTGTCGATAATTGGATTTATGAGGATACCAACGCCACATTTATCCAAGATGAAGCGATGCGTCAGCGGTTGATGAATCTCAATCCACATTCATTCCGTAAAGTTGTCGCAACTTTACTAGAAGTCAACGGACGCGGTTATTGGGAAACGAGTGAAAGTAATCTCGAACTCCTCCGCGAGTTGTATCAAGAAGTCGAAGACCGCATCGAAGGAATCGAGTAG